The following are from one region of the Falco biarmicus isolate bFalBia1 chromosome 1, bFalBia1.pri, whole genome shotgun sequence genome:
- the PYURF gene encoding protein preY, mitochondrial, whose product MLRGGGRGAAAVLRGAAVLRGAAGGRAASGGQGRDPDPGQGSGSARPQPLEPSLLRFLVCPLSKRPLRYEEATNELINEELGIAYPVIDGIPNMIPEAARTTQKKPPAEGLKQP is encoded by the exons atgctgcgcggcggcgggcgcggagcggcggcggtgctgcggggggcggcggtgctgcggggggcggcgggcggccgcgcAGCgagcggcgggcagggccgggaCCCCGACCCGGGGCAGGGATCGGGATCGGCGCGGCCGCAGCCGCTGGAGCCGTCGCTGCTGCGCTTCCTGGTGTGCCCGTTGTCCAAGCGGCCTCTGAG GTACGAAGAGGCTACCAACGAGCTCATTAACGAGGAGCTGGGCATTGCGTACCCCGTCATCGATGGCATCCCGAACATGATCCCGGAGGCTGCCAGGACGACTCAGAAGAAGCCCCCAGCCGAGGGCTTGAAGCAGCCCTGA
- the PIGY gene encoding phosphatidylinositol N-acetylglucosaminyltransferase subunit Y, with amino-acid sequence MAGGGVLPSLPTLTVLVPLLSLAGLFYSASVDETFPQGCTSTNSLCFYSLLLPVTIPVYVFFHLWTWMGIKLFRHN; translated from the coding sequence ATGGCGGGAGGAGGCgtgctcccctccctgcccacgcTGACTGTGCTGGTGCCCCTCCTGTCCCTAGCGGGCTTGTTTTACTCGGCCAGTGTCGATGAAACCTTCCCACAGGGCTGCACCAGCACAAACAGCTTATGTTTCTACAGTCTCCTCCTTCCTGTTACAATACCGGTTTATGTATTCTTCCACCTGTGGACCTGGATGGGGATTAAGCTTTTTAGGCACAACTAG